The following nucleotide sequence is from Gymnodinialimonas phycosphaerae.
GCAAGACCCTGAAAGGTCTGACCCCACCCGTCGCCGCCGCCGGGATGCTGACGGGCGCGATGCTGATCCTGCTACCTGCCGCACTGTACGTGGACGGCATGCCGCAATGGCCCGCCCTGCCCGCCACCTACGCCGCCGTGGCCTATTTCGCCGTCTTCGGCACGGCGCTGGCCTATCTGCTGTATTACCGGGTGCTGGCCATGGCGGGCGCGGGCAATGCGATGCTGGTGACGCTGCTGATCCCGCCGGTTGCCATCGTTCTGGGCGCTGTGGTGTTGGGCGAACGCCTCGCGCCGCAGGCCTTCGCAGGGTTTGGCCTTCTGGCCATCGGCCTGCTGATCCTCGATGGGCGCATCTTGCGCTTGATGCGCGGCTAAATACCGACGGTGCTTGCCAAAAGCGCGGGCCCCGTGGCAAGCCTGCCTCCATGAATTTGATCTACGACACCCCGCAAGCCTTCCAAGAGGCGCCCGCCAAACGGGTTGCCGTCTTCGGCATGTCCGGGCTTGGCAAGACGGTCTTGTCCAACAAGCTGCGCGTCAGCGGCGATTGGTTCCACTACTCGGTCGATTACCGCATCGGCACCGCCTATATGGGCGAGCATATCACCGACAATCTGAAGGCGCAGGCCATGACGGTGCCGTTTCTGGCGGATCTGTTCCGCTCGGACAGTATCTACATCGGGTCCAACATTACCTTCGGCAACCTCGCGCCCCTGTCGACGTACCTGGGCAAGCCCGGTGATCCCATGCGCGGCGGCTTGCCGTTCGAGGAATACAAACGCCGCCAGGCGCTTCACCGCCGGGCCGAGGTCAATGCGCTGCTCGACACCGTGCCCTTCATCCACCGCGCCACCTCGCTTTATGGCTACAAGAACTTCATCTGCGACACCGGCGGCTCGATCTGCGAGGTCGTGGATCCGGCCGACCCCGCCGATGAGGTCCTGCGCACCCTGGCGGACAACACGCTGATGATCTGGATCGAAAGCCCCCAGGGGCACGACGCGGAACTGATCCGCCGGTTCAAGCGTGATCCCAAGCCGATCTACTACCGCCCCGACATGCTGGACGCCCTGTGGCAGGATTATCTGGACACTCATGGCATTACCGAAGCGCAGGTCGACCCCGATGATTTCGCCATTCACGCCTTCAGCCACGTGATCCACAAGCGCGCGCCCATCTATGCCGCCATGGCCCGCAACTGGGGTGTCAGCGTCACGGCGGCCGAGGTGGAGGCCGTGCGCGACGCCGCTGATGCCAAAGAGATGATCGCGCGCGCTCTGGCAAAACCCCGGGGCGTGGCCTAAATCGAAACCTTCCCCGCGAAGAGACGACACTTATGCCCATAAAACTGCCCGATACCCTGCCCGCCTATAACATCCTGTCGCGCGAAGGCGTGATGGTGATGCCC
It contains:
- a CDS encoding ATPase; the encoded protein is MIYDTPQAFQEAPAKRVAVFGMSGLGKTVLSNKLRVSGDWFHYSVDYRIGTAYMGEHITDNLKAQAMTVPFLADLFRSDSIYIGSNITFGNLAPLSTYLGKPGDPMRGGLPFEEYKRRQALHRRAEVNALLDTVPFIHRATSLYGYKNFICDTGGSICEVVDPADPADEVLRTLADNTLMIWIESPQGHDAELIRRFKRDPKPIYYRPDMLDALWQDYLDTHGITEAQVDPDDFAIHAFSHVIHKRAPIYAAMARNWGVSVTAAEVEAVRDAADAKEMIARALAKPRGVA